A stretch of DNA from Noviherbaspirillum sedimenti:
CGCGAACATGCTGACTATTCCGATGGGGCACACGCTGGCAGCCGTTCGCGAAGTGTTGGGAGATTTTTCCGAGATCGCCACGATCGTCGACAACCGCCGGGGAGTCATTCGCGTGCCCGAAACCGGCGAGATGGTGCCCTTCGACGCGCCGGATCAGGTCGTTGTCTGTGGACGGATCGGCGACGGTGCGCCGATTTCGATGCACTATCGGGGTGGCATGCCGCGCGGCAAGGTCGGACTCGTGTGGGAAATCAACGGAACCGAAGGCGATCTGCGCGTAACCGGCCTACACGGCGGTTCGCAGCAGGTGAAGCTGTCACTGGAAGGCGGCCGCGGGGATGACCGGACAGCGATGGAGCCGATCACGCTGCCCGAAAGCTATACCACCGGCAATTGGCCGGACAACGTGAACCCTGGCAACGTCGCCCGGCTTTACGCGCGGATGGCGCACGACCTGCGCAACGGCACCCGGACGGCCCCGACCTTCGATGATGGGGTGGAGTTACACCGCGTGATCGACGCAATCGAGAGAGCTTCGGAAACCGGGAAATGGGTCCGCGTGAATGCACCCAATCGCCCGCTGCCGACGCCGTAGAGTTACAGCGAGCAATGTTTCAAGTGGTGGCGCCTTGCGGGGAGGCTGCTGCAATCTTCGTGCACTGCGCGACCCAATAATTAGGGAGAGGCCATGTTTGATTTCTCGGGCAAGACGGCGTTGATAACTGGCGCGGCCAGCGGTATTGGCAAGGCGACAGCGGAATATTTCTTTGGTTGTGGCGCGAATGTGGTTCTCGCCGATATCAACGAGGGCGCGGCACGCGTCGTCGCAGAAGCGCTCGATCCGTCCGGTGAGCGCGTCTCCGCGTTCAGATACGACGCGGGCGCTTCGGTCAGCGCTGCGGAGGTAGTTGCCCATGCGGTCGAACGGCACAGCGGGATTGATCACCTCGTTTCCTGTGCCGGTATTTATGATCAGCAGATCACGGCGGAGATGACCGACGAAGCTTGGCGGCGCACCATCGCCATCAACCTCGACGGAGTATTTTTCCTGGTGCGCAGCGCGATCCCGGTGTTGCGGGACAACGGGGCGATCGTGACGCTGGCCTCAGTGGCGGCGCATGTTGGCGGGACGGGAGGTCATGCTCATTATGGGGCGTCGAAGGGGGGCGTGCTCGCCCTCACGCGAGGTCTTGCGAAAGACCTCGCGCCACGCATCAGGGTGAACTGCGTCTCGCCCGGTCTGATTGAAACCCCAATGACGGGTGGGTTGATCGGCCGAATGGGCGAAGACATCCTTAAGCAGATCCTCTTGCGGCGCTACGGCAAACCGTCCGAGATTGCCAGCGTGATCGCTTTTCTCTGCAGCGACGCCGCGAGCTTCGTGACCGGAGAAACGATTATCGTATCGGGCGGCGCTTATATGGGCTAAGTTCTCGGGCAGCGTTGTAGCCAAATGAGATGGGGAACCGCTTCGACGATCCCCTGCGCCACCCGATTTCGTCGCTTTCCTCGTGGCAGGCCTGCCAGCGGAGTGATTCACGGGTAGTCGCCGTCGCGATCTGCGAATGCTTCTCCTGACCATGCGGTAGATGCTCAGGATTAATGCAGTGGCGAGCGTTGGACATACCCACCTGCTGGCGAAGCTGGTCGAATGCCTGAACCGAACCGGGTGGATCGAACGCTTGTGCCCGCACCGCACCACCAGCGACTGGAGCTTCGACTTGAAAACGGAATGGGTGTGGCCGGCGGCATGGGCGAACTTGCACACCAGACGCCGCACACAGGTATTGCCTTTACACACCCGGCCGGATTTGCGTGTGCGGGCCGATTCCTTTTTGCCAGGGCGGACGCTCCACTAGGGCGCCAGGCGGTCGACACCGCCGAAAGCCGCCGTGCCAGCGCCGATTTCCACAAGCAGCGTGGCCGCGCCGCACAAATGGCCCCCGGGCACGGTTTGCAGTAACGTCAACGCATTGGACGTTATATGCGATAGATACGTCGCGCATTATCTGAAAATACGGCTCTCTGATCTCTGTCAGAGAGATCAGAGAGCATCTTTTTGTATGCATTTAATAGTATGGGATAAGACCCAACTACTTTGTCTACCGGGTAGTTGCTTCCGAAGATGCAGCGCTCAGGGCCGAACGTTTCCACACATATCTTCACATAGCGAGATGAGGCTGCAACGATATCATCGGACGTCGCATTTCGTCCATCGACCCCGAGCCCGAATCCCAATCGTGTTACGCCCACCCCACTGAGTTTGATATGCACGTTGGGATGTTCGGCGATCGCTCGAAGTCCAGCTGACCATTCCTTGAACACCTCATCCCGCATGCTGGCGTAGCGCCCCACACCGAGAGGCCCGCCCAAGTGATTCAAAACGATGTTGAGTTCAGGGCAGTGGGCTGCCCCCCGACATAGATCACGCAATTGCGTATGGAATCCCCAGGTCTCGAGAATCAGTCCGAGATCTTGCAGCCATTGCGTTCCCTCCAGAAAGGCTGCCTGTGTAACAATGTTCTCTGATGGGAAGCCGGCGCGTTTTCCGTAACCTGCAACCGGATCGGAATCCCAGGCTATCCGCGCGCGGATGCCTCGGAATCGCTCTTTTCCAGCCTGCAAGTGCGATTCAAGTATCGGCCTCACCGCTTCTCCAAGCAGCAGATTAGCGCTTCCAACAATGCCGGATGCGAAATCGTGGGTCGCACCGCGCGCCAACTTTAGCTGCCGCATAACGTATTCGGTTTCCCCAACCGGGCGATAGTGGGCATTAGCGTTGTCAGAGTAACCCATGTCGCATTCGACATAGATGCTCGCCTCAACCTTGTGGCCCGCGCTCACGTCGCGAAGATATTCAGGCGCAAAATAGTCAAAGCCTGTCATGTTCCAAACATGGAAATGTGCATCGACTACCGGCAGATCCGGTCGAACTATCTGTTCGGCTTCGACCGCCACGGAATCGGCAGAAGTCGTCGTGTGAAATTTCAAGGTCTTTTCCCCCGGTGAATTCGCTTCCATATCGAAATCCATTTGTCTTGCAAAATAACGGTGACTGGATTTGCCGAGCGTACGATAAATTTCTGATAACCCAATCGTCCATTTACCTGTCCTATCGGCAGGTATATTGTCGGAGGATTGGCATCCGCACGAAACGCGACTTTGCAGGGCTGAAAGCGCGACGATCGGGTTGTCAGATATTTATCGTACGCGCAGTCGCTCAGCCCCGGCGAACCGTTCGGAACGGCGAGATGCTCTGCACGTCTTACCTAGCAACGGCCTAAATATTCCTCATAAGCCTTCCGTGCAGGCAGGCCGCGTGCGGCGAGCTTGGAGACATACTCCGCTCTAGCAGCCTTCAATCGCTCCGCGATTTCGCCACGAGCGTTATCGGAGAAATTGAACATAGTTAGCCGGCCGCTACCAGTTCCACCTTCAGTTCCTCCGCCCACTTGTCGGCCCACTGGGCAAGCTCAGCCTCAATTTTCAATCCACAATCTGACATGGTTTTCTGATTTTCAGGCGAAAGCCCGTCCCAGATGCCGCGATCAATTACCCAAACACCGGCCGCTCCGCCGAAGCTGCCATTGGCGTTTATAGCCTTGGACACCTCTTGAAAATGGTACGGCTTTACGGCTGCAAGCGACTGCATCGCCCCGTCGACCGTTCCATTTTGCAGGCCCATATAGGCGTCAACAGTGGACATCTCTACCGGAATGGCTCCTAGTGCTTTCGTAGTGACTAGAATAGACTCGCCACCTGCGCTTATTTTCTTGCCCTTTATTTTTTCAAGCTGATCCATTGGGCCGGACCTGGAAACTAATTGGTATGCCGGAAACATATTTATCAGAAGAGGTACCACCCTATTTGCAGCGTATTCTTTCGCAAGCGGCCCGCCGCTGCGCAAGACCTTTCTGTATGCATTCGTCATTTGAACCACGGTGTCTCCCATGTCTGGCAACGTCGGAATCCCGTTGAGCGGCAGTTTGGCGCTCTCAGTGACAATGACGATATACGATATCTGAGCCAGCTTATTATTTACCGCGCTGAGCGACTGATTGAATTTCGCGAGCTGACCGGAAGGGTAGTAAGTGAAATCGATTTGATTCTTCGTTGCTTGCTTTACGCATGCCATGAAAGGCTCTGCCCCATGAGTTGATCCCCAGTGTTTAGGTTGAAGAGCCGTGGATACTGTGAATGTCTCAGCCCAAGTCACTGCCGGGCACAGAATTGCTGCAATCGCGAGAAGGTTTTTCGGCAGAATTTTACAGATCATGTCTTTTCGTCTCCTTGGTTGTTGCCCCTGCAACGGTGCTGCTTGGTTGCGTCGGTAGCCGCACCCTGGGCCGCAGCGAATAAGCACGTCCGACTCGTGCGGTCAAAAGATTTGGCGATTGCATTATGGTTTTGTACGGCTCGCGTTGTAAATAGGTCAGACCATAACGAATGTTGAGGGTAATTGTGCCGCGGTCGATACATCTCGTCTGCCGATCGCCCCGGAAACATAGCCTTTCTTTTTCGCCGAACCGGAGTAGCGCCGCAGCTCGGGCTCCCTGGCAGAGACGAAGGCCTCTTGCTTTCTATTCAGACTCAGAGGTCATCGGAACGGGAGCACGACAATTGGATGCATCGATCGTTCATTGATCTTTCAGAGATTCTTATTTTTTTGGCCACGTAGCCACGAGATATTCCTCGCCGGTCCGAAAGTTTAGTTGACTTCACTTCATTCAACAGATATTATTTGGTCGGACCTTAAAAAATTTTGTGCCGCATGATCTTTTATTTGGGGTGTTTTCCAGCGGGAGCGTGCGGCGATTTTCAGTATTGGGAGGAGGAAGAATGATCTTGGAAATGTGTGTTTATCGCTGCGCAGCCGGGCGGCTGCCGGTGCTACTCAAACGCTTTGAGACTGCGACGTTGCCGCTGTTCGAGAAGCATGGATTCAAGTCGCACGGTTTTTTCACGACCGTGATTGGGGCGTCGCATCAGGAGTTGACGTACATGCTTCGGTGGGAATCGCTCGCCGAAAGGGAAGGCTGCTGGAGAACCTTCCACGCGGACCCCGAATGGATCGCGGCGCGTACGGCGAGCGAAGAGGACGGGTTCATTGTGGTGAACGCATCCAACCAGATTCTGCAGCCGACAGCCTTTTCGCCGTTGCGGTGACTGCCTTGGGGATTGCCGGAACGGCCGTCCAGATGCCACATGCAGCACAGACTTGAACGCTGCTTTTCGGGATGGGTCAGTCGGCCGCCTCGCCACTAACTGAGAGAGTTGCAAATGAAGATGACACATAAGCGGAAACTTGGCCAGGGCGGCCTCGAGGTGTCGGCTTTCGGGCTCGGCTGCATGGGGATGAGCTTCGCTTACGGTCCGCCCGCCGACAGAGCCGAAATGATCGGGCTGCTCCGCAAGGCAGTAGAGCGAGGTGTGAGCTTCTTCGACACGGCCGAGGTCTATGGCCCCTACGCAAATGAGGAGCTGCTCGGTGAAGCGCTCGAGCCCTTTCGCGGCGAAGTCGTCATCGCCACCAAATTCGGTTTCAAGCTCAAGGCCGATGCTTCGCCCGGTTGGGACGGGCTCGACAGCCGCCCCGAACAGATCAGGAAGGTAGCGGACGCGTGCTTGAAGCGTCTGCGGGTCGACGCAATCGATCTGTTCTACCAGCATCGCACCGATCCCGACGTTCCGATCGAAGACGTTGCCGGCACGGTGAAGGATCTGATCGCTGAAGGCAAGGTAAAGCACTTCGGACTGTCCGAGGCGGGCGTGGATACGATCCGGCGCGCGCACGCGGTGCAGCCCGTGGCCGCATTGCAAAGCGAGTATTCGCTCTGGTGGCGCGAGCCAGAAAGCGAAATCCTGCCACTGCTCGAAGAGCTCGGCATCGGTTTTGTGCCCTATAGCCCCCTTGGCAAAGGTTTTCTCACCGGAACGATCGACGCGAACACTCAGTTCGATAGCACAGATGGCCGAAGCACGAAGCCGCGCTTTCAGCCTGAGGCCATCAAGGCGAACCAGGCACTCGTTGCCCTCATCCAGGGCGCAGCCGTTCGGACAGGCGCGACAGCGGCCCAGGTCGCGCTCGCATGGCTGCTCGCGCAGAAGCCATGGATCGTGCCGATCCCAGGCACACGGAAGCTGAGCCGGCTGGAGGAAAATCTCGGCGCCGCGGAAGTGGCTCTATCGGATGAGGAGCTTAGCAGCCTGTCGGAAGCTGCGGAGAAGATCGATATTCTCGGCGGCCGCTATTCCGAGGATATGCGCCAGCACCTCGAACGCAACTGAACAGAATTTTCAATGGACCGCCCATCTATCTTGGGAAACCGCGGACACGCAGTCGCGTCGCTCGCGTAAGTGGTGAAAGAGGAGAAACAGCAATGCTGCCATCAAAATTAGGCACCGTAATAGGCCCGAGCGAGGGCACTGAAGGCGCCTCGACTGCCAAGAGCGGACCAGCGGTTCCGCTGCGTATGACATTCGGCTTGTCCAGGGGGAGTAAGTAATGCAAAAGAAGGGAGGCCCTCTCTCGGGCATCAGAATCCTCGACGCGGCATCTCTGCTCGCCGCGCCGACCGCGGCAACGCTTCTGTCGGAATATGGCGCCGAGGTGATCAAGGTGGAACAGCCCGGCACGGGCGATACGATGCGTCGATATCCGCCGTTTCAAGATGACGTTTCGCTGCTGTGGAAGGTGATTAGCCGCAACAAGCGCAGCATTGCGCTCGATCTGCGAAAGGAATCGGGTCGCGAGGTCCTGCGAGAACTCGCTAGCAAATGCGACGTGGTCACGTTGAACTATCGGCCCGAGACGCTAGCCAAGTGGGGCCTCGACTTCGACGATCTGGTCAAATGCAAGAAGGACATCGTTGTCCTGCACGTGACCGCGTATGGACGGACTGGTCCCTACGCCAATCGCCCGGGCTTTGCCCGCGTGGCCGAAGCCTTTTCGGGGCTCACCTACCGGACCGGGTTCTCCGATCGCGAGCCCGTGCAGTCAGGTTATCCGATGCTGGGCGACGGTGTTGCCGGGCTTTACGGCGCGTTCTCGATTCTGCTCGCCCTGCGCGAGCGGGATCGCACGGGTGAAGCTCAGCTGATCGATCTCGGCCTCTACGAGCCGCTTCTTCGCCTGATGGAAGACCAGATCGCGGCATACGGCGCAAGCGGCACGATTACGGAGCGGATCGGCAATGCGAACCCGCTCATTGCCCCGAACGGAATGTTCCCGACGAGGGATGGCCGCTACGTCGCGATTCCGGCTTCGACTGAACCGCTCTGGCGGCGGCTGGTGGCCCTGATCGGGGACGAGTCGCTCTATGCGTATGACAGCAACGTCCTCCGCATCGCCAACCGGACCCTGATCGAGGGCAAGGTTGAGGAATGGACGAAACAGCACGATCTGTTGGAACTCGTCGACATCTGCGCGGAGGCCGGCATTGCCTGCGGTCCTGTCTATTCGGCTGGGGAAATCGCGCGAGATCCCCACATCGCCGCCCGCGGCTCGGTGATCTCGGTTGATGATGCCGAAGTTGGCGGGCCGGTAAAGATGGCATCGCCGGCGGGGCGGTACTCTGGATTCGAAGCCGAGGTCAACCACCTGGGCCCGAAGCTCGGCGAGCATACGCAAGAGATCTTGTCTGATCTGCTCGGCTACTCGCAGGAGATGATCGACGCGCTGCGTCGCGACGGAGTGCTCTGACGTCGACGAGATCCTATTCGATTCGCGCCGCGCGGACTCCCATCCTGTGCGGCATGACAAAACCAACTTCAAGGAAAGAAATTAAATGGCTGGCATCAAAGGATTGTGCAACCCGCGTTTCCAACGAGTTCAGGAAATGCTTTCCGAGTATATCGATGCTGGTAAGGAGGTGGGAGCCAGCCTGTACCTTAATATCGATGGCGAAGACGTAATCGACATGTGGGGCGGTTGGCGCGAGCGCGAGCGCGAAACCGCCTGGACTGAACATACCATCGTCAACGTCTTCTCGGGTTCCAAGAACGTGACCAGCGTTGCACTTCTCATGCTGGTCGACCGGGGCCAGCTTGACCTTGAGGCTCCGGTCGCGAAGTACTGGCCTGAGTTTGCGCAAAACGGTAAGGAAAACGTTCTTGTCCGCCATCTGATGAGCCACACGGCCGGCCTTCCCGCCTGGGAGCCCCCATTCTCGTTCGACGATGCGGTAGACGCCGAACGCTCAACTGCAAGACTCGCCGCGCAGGCCCCGTGGTGGAAGCCAGGTACGCGCGGCTCATACCATGCCAGCACCTTCGGCCATCTGAATGCTGAACTGGTGAGGCGCGTGTCGGGCCGTTCGCTGCGCGAATTTATCGCCTCAGAAATCGCAGAGCCCATGGACGCGGATTTCTATCTGGGCGTGTCGGACAAGGACTTCGACAAAGTCGCGACGATCTATCCGGCGGACGAACCGCCGCCCACAGCCGCTGCTCCTGCCGCCAGCGCCGCGCCGTCGGAGCCCACCGAAGAGGAAATCATCTCGAAGCGCACGCGCCTGGGTTCCTTCTCTGGCACGCTGGGTGACCCATTGACCGTGTTCAACTCGCCTGAATGGCGCCGCACAGATTTCGCAGGCAGCAGCGGCCATGCGAACGCCCGCGGTCTGGGACGAATCATGACCGCGCTGAGCAACGATGGAGTCTCGCATGGGGTCAAGCTGCTTTCGCCCGCGACGATCGACCTGATTTTCCGCGAACAGGCGAGCGGGATTGACGCGTACTACATGAAGCCGATCCGCTGGGGCATTGGCTACGCGCTGGCACCACTGGAGACGAAGGATAAGGGGCCTTTGCCTTTCATCCTGCCCAGCAAGCGGACCTGCTACTGGTATGGGACCGGCGGCGCGATGGCGATTGCCGAAGTCGAGCGGCGCATAACGATTGGCTATGTGATGAACCAATGCCAAGCGGGTCGGAATTCGCTGAACGGGGCGTATTACAAGGCAATCTACGATTGCCTTTGAGGGTGACAACCGCGTCTGGCGTGGTGGCACCCCGGCAGGTGTCGCCCTGACCGGGAAGCGTCCGCCACGGCCGGACGAAACGTCAAAAGAAGAGGAGTTAATCGGATGTACATCAATCGTGAACAGGCCCTGGAGCTAAAGCTGGCTCCGATCAACGTCGAGGTAGAGCGAGGGCGACTGCGACTTTTCGCCAAAGCGAACGGCGAAACCAATCCGGTCTATAGCGATGTCGAGGCTGCGCGGGCCGCTGGCTATCCCGACCTGCCAGTTCCGCCCAGCTTTCTGGGTAACGCCGTCGAACTGGATATCCCGGATCCGCTGAGCTGGATGTCCGCCATCGGCATCGACACGTCGAGTACGCTTCATGGCGAACAGTCAATGGTCTATCACGCCATGGCCTTCGCTGGTGACAACCTGACACTGCACCGCAGGATCGTCGACGTCTACACGAAAAAAGGAGGCGCACTCGAATTCGCAGTGAAGAAGACCGACATCATGCGCGGCGACACACTTGTCGCCGAAAGCTACTGTTCAATAGCTGTTCTGCATCCGGAGGCAAACAAATGATCCTTGAGAATGTGACCGTAGGAACCGAACTTCCACCCCTCCAGTTAGAACCAATTTCGCGGAGAACGCTGGCTCTCTTCGCCGGCGGGTCCGGCGACCATCAACCGGTTCATATCGACATTGATGTTGCAAAGGCGAGAGGGCGGGGCGACGTGATCGCTCACGGCATGCTGTCTATGGCTTATCTCGGCAGGCTTCTGACGAACTGGATTCCGCAAGAGCGTATCCGGTCCTTCAAAGCGCGCTTTGCAGCTGTGGCGCCGGTTTATGGAGAACCGCGCTGCACTGGCCGCGTCGTCGCAGTCGAGAACGGGCTGGCCACGCTGGATCTTACCGTGGCTCTGGCCGATGGGACGGTGACGGTCCGGGGCGAGGCAATCGTCGACATAACCCCGGGCACGGAAAAATCATGTGGATCACCGAACGCGGCTCGGTGAAGTTGACCCGGTTTCGTGGACAGATCGTCCCTTGAGTTTTAGGGGTCCATTATGTCTAAATCCAGATCGCCGTACCCGGCGGAACTCCGCAAACAGCTTGTCGAGTTGGTTCATGCAGGCAGGACACCGACAGAGCTGTCTCGCGAATTCAAAGTCACGGCCCAGAGCATCGCCAACTGGGTGGGGCAAGCGGCCATCGATGCCGGCAAGCCTCTGCCTGGCAAGGACGGCCTCGCCTCGACCGAGCGCGAAGAATTGGCTCGGCTGCGCAGGCAGCTCAAGCAGCTTCAGGCCGAGAGAGATATCTTGGTAAAGGCTACGGCCTGGTTCGCGGCTCGCAGCGATGCGACATCCCCGAGGTCTTCGCACTCGTGATGGCGAACCAGGCCGTACTACCTGTCAGAACTATGTGCCGTGTACTGGGCATCTCGGCCAGCGGTTACTACGCATGGCGTGATCGAAGGCCGTCTGCGCGTGCAGTAGCCAATGCAGTGGTGACCGAGCGCATCCGACAGATCCATGCGGATTCCGATTTGGCCTACGGCATGCCACGCGTGCGAGGTAAGCTAATGGACCAAGGCATGGTGATCAGTCGCCAGCGCGTAGCGGTCTTGATGAGGAAGGCTGGCATCCGAGGTATAAGCCGTCGGCGAGGCATGCCGGTCCCCATCGGGCATGAGGAATGCCATCGCGCCGCGCAAGATCATCTGGTGGCTGACGCGCCGAATCAGCTGTGGGTAGCCGACATGAAATATATACCCACGCGGGTCGGCTTCATCTACCTTGCCGTGGTCATTGATGCCTTCAGTGGTCGGGTAGTCGGCTGGGCCATTGGCGAGCACGTGGCCTCTGACCTGGTGCTGTCGGCTTTGAACGTGGCTCAGGAGCAGAGTCGCGCGACAGGCGGCATCCATCACGGCGACCAAGGCAGCCAGTACGCGAGCGTGGCACTCGGTAACCGCTGCAGAAGCATGGGGGTTCGTCCATCCGTGGGCACGGTCGACGGTTCCAGCGACAAGGCCATGACCATGACTGAGAGCTTCTTTGCCAGACTGGAGCGCGACTTGCTTGATTGGCGGATGTTCAAGACCAAAATCGATGCCAGCTTGGCAATCTCCACCTGGATCGAGAGTTGGTACAACCCGCGACACAGTGGTCTTCAAGAGACTCTGACGGTAGCTTGAGAATAAGCCAATAACCATTCACGGAACTGCGCCAATTTACTCATATTCTATGCAGACCCAGAACCAAAACACGGTAGAACAGTACGGTCCGCGTGAAGCGATGGAATACGATGTGGTGGTGGTCGGCGGAGGACCTGCCGGCCTGTCGGCGGCCATCCGCCTCAAACAGCTTGCTGCGGAAAAAGGCAATGAGGTCTCGGTCTGCGTGCTGGAAAAAGGCGGCGAACTCGGCGCCCATATCCTCTCCGGCGCCATCATGGACCCCATTGCCATGGCCGAACTCTTCCCCGACTGGAAAGAGCGCGGCGCGCCCCTGAACATCCCGGTCAGCGAAGACCGCTTCCTCTTCCTCACCGAAAAGAAAGCCCTCAAGACCCCCAACTGGCTCTTGCCCGGATGCTTCCAGAACCATGGCAATTACGTCATTTCCCTGGGCAATGTGGTGCGCTGGCTGGGCCAGCAAGCGAAAAACCTGGGCGTGGAAATCTTTCCCGGCTTCCCGGCCGCGGAAATCCTGTATCACGAGGATGGCGCGGTCAAGGGTGTGGCCACCGGTAACATGGGCGTGGACCGGAATGGCAATCCCACCGGAGCCTTCCAGCTGGGCATGGAATTGCATGCGAAATACACGCTGTTTGCCGAAGGATCCCGCGGCCATCTGGGCAAGCAGCTGATGGCGAAGTTCGATTTGAATGCCGGACGCGATCCGCAAACCTATGGCATTGGCATCAAGGAATTGTGGGAAATCGATCCCAAGATGCACCAGCCCGGCCTGGTGATTCATACCGCTGGCTGGCCGCTGGACAATGCCACCTATGGCGGTTCCTTCCTCTATCACCTGGAAGACAACCAGGTGGCAGTGGGCTATGTGGTGGGCTTGGCGTATGCCAACCCCTACCTATCGCCGTACGAGGAATTCCAGCGCTACAAAACCCATCCAGCCATCCGCCCCTTCTTTGAAGGCGGCAAGCGCTTGTCCTATGGCGCGCGCGCCATCACCGCCGGCGGCCTGCAATCCCTGCCGAAACTGGTGTTCCCGGGCGGCGCCCTGATCGGCTGCGATGCCGGGTTCCTCAATGCCTCGCGCATCAAGGGCAGCCATGCCGCCATGAAGAGCGGCATGCTGGCCGCCGAAGCGGCCTTTGAGGCGCTACGGAGTCAAAAGCAGCATACCGAGTTAACGGCCTACTCGAGAGCATTCGAAATGTCGTGGCTGTATCAGGAGCTATACAAGGCCCGCAATTTCAAGCCCTGGATGAGCAAGGGCTTGTATTTGGGCGCGCTGATGGTGGGCATAGACCAGACCCTCTTCCGCGGCAAGGCGCAGTGGACGCTGCATCATAGGCATGCGGACCATGAAACGCTGAATCCGGCGTCCGAATGCCACCCGATTGAGTATCCCAAACCAGATGGCAAGCTGACGTTTGACTGCCTCTCATCCGTGTTCATTTCCAATACCAATCATGCGGAAGACCAGCCGGTACATCTGACGCTGAAAGACCCGTCGGTGCCTCTCAACCTCAACTTGATGAAATACGCGGGACCGGAGTCGCGATTCTGTCCAGCCGGGGTGTATGAATTCGTCAAGAGCGATATCGGTGAAGCACGATTGCAGATCAATGCGCAAAACTGCCAGCATTGCAAGACGTGCGACATCAAGGATCCGACGCAGAATATTGTGTGGGTGACACCGGAAGGCGGCGGGCCGAATTACCCGAATATGTAGTAGACAAATGCGAAACTTCTTAAACGCTACACAGAATCTGGTCTGGTTTTTGGAAGAAAGAATTCATCAGACAGGTCGAGAATAAGCGATTTGTCTCAAGCTTGCTGCGTTCGGGTCTCAGATGGTCACTACCTATTGCCCAAGCAATACTAAAGCGTCATCAACACTTTCTCGGTCAATGGCCAGAAAGGTGCCTTTGACCAAACCAACGAAAGAATGACAGCCGTATATCCACGCAATGAGAGATTCAAATTGTAGGTGCGGCGAGCGGGTCGCACCAAACACTTCGGGAGCATTTTCCCCCAAACGAAACTACCACCAGCGGTATGAACTACCGGATCGCCTATCGCCGGGCAGCTTCGGCCGGCGGCCGCTGGTCGGCGACGGCCGTAGCCGCCATGCGCTGGACGAAGGACTCGGGCATGGGGGCCGTCTTGCGCAAGCCGTGATCGAAACAGAGCATCCCAGACTTGCCGCGGGCCACCTCGCGGCCGCTCGCCTTGTCGCACATGCGATAGACCAAGTCGAAGCCCTTGCGGTGGAAATGCATCGGCGTCATCTCCACGACCATCACCTCACCGTAAAAGGCCTCGGATTTGTATTGCACGGCGGCGTCGGCGACGATCATAATAAGGCCGATTGCGTCCAGTTCCTGGGAGCCTTGAGTCTTGAAGTAACGAACCCGAGCCTCGGATACGAGGCTCAGCAGGAGGGCGTTGTCCAAGTGCCCGCCCGAGTTTATATGGTGGAAGTACAACGGAATCTCGGTCGCAAAGGCGAAATGCTCCGGAAGTTCAATCTGGATTCTGGTCATGGCAATCTGATGGCGGCGGATATGCGCCACATCCTGTTGGAAAGTGGAAAAAGAGAGGAACCAGGTCGGCCTTGTTGCGCTTGACGGCCACGCGCGCCGGGGTTGCGCTGCGCGGTTCGGTAAACCCGCAGTCCGGCTTTCCGCAACGGTGCTGAATCTAACACGCGCCTACCACGAGCGAGACAATAAATCTGAAATGTCTGCCATCTCATGAATCTCGCGGAGAGACCCAAGCAACTGTTCCGCCGCGTGGA
This window harbors:
- a CDS encoding electron transfer flavoprotein-ubiquinone oxidoreductase, which encodes MQTQNQNTVEQYGPREAMEYDVVVVGGGPAGLSAAIRLKQLAAEKGNEVSVCVLEKGGELGAHILSGAIMDPIAMAELFPDWKERGAPLNIPVSEDRFLFLTEKKALKTPNWLLPGCFQNHGNYVISLGNVVRWLGQQAKNLGVEIFPGFPAAEILYHEDGAVKGVATGNMGVDRNGNPTGAFQLGMELHAKYTLFAEGSRGHLGKQLMAKFDLNAGRDPQTYGIGIKELWEIDPKMHQPGLVIHTAGWPLDNATYGGSFLYHLEDNQVAVGYVVGLAYANPYLSPYEEFQRYKTHPAIRPFFEGGKRLSYGARAITAGGLQSLPKLVFPGGALIGCDAGFLNASRIKGSHAAMKSGMLAAEAAFEALRSQKQHTELTAYSRAFEMSWLYQELYKARNFKPWMSKGLYLGALMVGIDQTLFRGKAQWTLHHRHADHETLNPASECHPIEYPKPDGKLTFDCLSSVFISNTNHAEDQPVHLTLKDPSVPLNLNLMKYAGPESRFCPAGVYEFVKSDIGEARLQINAQNCQHCKTCDIKDPTQNIVWVTPEGGGPNYPNM
- a CDS encoding acyl-CoA thioesterase, which translates into the protein MTRIQIELPEHFAFATEIPLYFHHINSGGHLDNALLLSLVSEARVRYFKTQGSQELDAIGLIMIVADAAVQYKSEAFYGEVMVVEMTPMHFHRKGFDLVYRMCDKASGREVARGKSGMLCFDHGLRKTAPMPESFVQRMAATAVADQRPPAEAARR